A section of the Elizabethkingia anophelis R26 genome encodes:
- a CDS encoding YdeI/OmpD-associated family protein, whose amino-acid sequence MADKVKFDAIILQHQDMNAAYVEFPFSTEELFGKKGQVKIKAIFDDAVEYRGSLAKMKSPCHILGLTQEVRKSLNKTFGDSVSVILWEDKEERIVEIPEDIAELFNKHPDAKELYDAMSYTHRKEYMRWITDAKKPETRENRKSKLIDMIISGKKGI is encoded by the coding sequence ATGGCAGATAAGGTAAAATTTGATGCTATTATTCTCCAGCATCAGGATATGAATGCGGCTTATGTTGAGTTTCCTTTTAGTACAGAAGAGTTATTTGGCAAAAAAGGACAGGTAAAGATAAAAGCTATTTTTGATGATGCCGTTGAATATCGCGGAAGCCTTGCCAAAATGAAGTCTCCTTGTCATATCCTGGGACTAACACAGGAGGTACGAAAAAGTTTGAATAAAACATTCGGAGACAGTGTTTCCGTTATATTATGGGAAGACAAGGAGGAGCGTATTGTAGAAATTCCGGAGGATATCGCAGAACTGTTCAATAAGCATCCTGATGCTAAGGAACTTTACGATGCGATGTCCTATACACACCGCAAAGAATATATGCGCTGGATTACAGATGCTAAGAAGCCTGAAACACGAGAGAACAGAAAGTCAAAATTAATTGACATGATAATTTCCGGCAAAAAAGGAATCTAA
- a CDS encoding protein adenylyltransferase SelO, which yields MMNLPEIRQPFKETFPGDNTYNNYPRQTPGVLYALVELMEFPKPELILFNEELGKELMISKDNIGFFSGQILPEGIETYATAYAGHQFGNWAGQLGDGRAINIGEVESLSGKNIELQYKGAGSTPFSRNADGRAVFRSSLREYLMSEAMYHLGVSTTRALSLVKTGENVIRDMFYNGHPEAENGAVIIRTAESFIRFGHFELLAARQETETLKQLMDWVIERYFPEIKGDADTEKYLNWFREVAQRTADTIVDWFRVGFVHGVMNTDNMSILGLTIDYGPFSMLDEYSLNFTPNTTDLPGRRYAFGKQANIAHWNLFQLANAIFPVINDQEGLEEILNDFSKYFWTEYDKMMAEKLGLDAVKESDQALLLEWQKLMDELKLDYTLFFSLLEKTDAQTNVILHFEPCFYYGLTQFQAQQLEGFVQHYIDRKAQNTISAEESLQKMQRTNPKFILRNYLLFQCIEETDNGDFTLLNKLLKALENPYEELYPEFSVKRPDWAGDQPGCSTLSCSS from the coding sequence ATGATGAATTTACCAGAAATCAGACAGCCTTTTAAAGAAACCTTTCCGGGTGACAATACCTATAATAATTACCCGAGACAAACACCCGGGGTGCTTTATGCACTTGTTGAGCTCATGGAATTTCCAAAACCGGAACTGATTCTCTTTAATGAAGAATTAGGAAAAGAGCTGATGATTTCTAAAGATAATATTGGGTTTTTCAGTGGGCAAATTCTGCCCGAAGGTATTGAAACTTATGCTACAGCTTATGCCGGGCACCAGTTTGGCAACTGGGCGGGGCAGCTGGGAGATGGTCGTGCCATTAACATAGGGGAAGTAGAAAGTTTGTCCGGGAAAAATATAGAATTGCAATATAAAGGAGCCGGAAGTACTCCGTTTTCCCGAAATGCAGATGGAAGAGCTGTTTTCCGTTCCTCGCTCAGAGAATATCTGATGAGTGAGGCGATGTATCATTTAGGTGTTTCCACAACCCGTGCACTGAGTCTGGTAAAGACTGGTGAAAATGTAATACGGGATATGTTCTATAATGGGCATCCGGAAGCTGAAAACGGAGCAGTAATTATTCGCACAGCAGAGAGTTTTATTCGTTTCGGACACTTTGAATTATTAGCCGCAAGACAAGAAACGGAAACTCTTAAACAATTAATGGACTGGGTAATTGAACGCTATTTTCCGGAAATTAAAGGAGATGCTGATACCGAAAAATATCTGAATTGGTTTCGTGAGGTTGCTCAGAGAACTGCGGATACTATTGTTGATTGGTTTAGAGTGGGTTTTGTTCATGGTGTAATGAATACCGATAATATGTCCATTCTGGGGTTAACTATAGACTATGGGCCCTTCAGTATGCTGGATGAATATAGTTTGAATTTTACACCTAATACTACCGATTTGCCGGGAAGAAGATATGCCTTTGGAAAGCAGGCAAATATCGCACACTGGAATTTGTTTCAATTGGCTAACGCCATTTTTCCTGTTATAAATGATCAGGAAGGCTTAGAAGAAATACTCAATGATTTTTCAAAATACTTTTGGACAGAATATGATAAGATGATGGCTGAAAAGTTAGGGCTGGATGCTGTAAAAGAAAGTGATCAGGCACTTCTTCTGGAATGGCAAAAACTAATGGATGAACTAAAACTGGATTATACTTTATTTTTTTCTTTATTAGAGAAAACAGATGCCCAAACCAATGTTATTCTGCATTTTGAGCCTTGTTTTTATTACGGTCTAACCCAATTTCAGGCGCAACAACTGGAAGGCTTTGTACAGCATTATATAGACAGAAAGGCGCAAAACACAATATCGGCGGAAGAGTCTCTGCAAAAAATGCAGAGAACAAATCCTAAATTTATTTTAAGAAACTATCTGCTTTTTCAATGTATTGAGGAAACAGATAATGGTGATTTTACTTTGCTTAATAAGCTTTTGAAAGCACTAGAGAATCCGTATGAAGAATTATATCCTGAATTTTCTGTGAAGCGCCCGGATTGGGCAGGAGACCAGCCCGGCTGTTCAACATTGTCATGCAGTTCATAG
- the nth gene encoding endonuclease III has translation MTKKQRAETVMTELEKLYPQVPIPLDHFDPYTLLVAVALSAQTTDKKVNEVTPLLFAKAQTPQQMARLEEFEIKELIKEIGLSNTKAKNLKRMAELLVERHQGVVPESFEDLENLPGVGHKTASVVMSQAFGHPAFPVDTHINRLMKQWKLSEGKNVEQVEADAKKLFPKSAWNKLHLQIIFYGREYSPARGKGEKDFLTKMLFDK, from the coding sequence ATGACCAAAAAGCAAAGAGCGGAAACTGTAATGACAGAACTGGAGAAACTATATCCCCAGGTACCAATCCCTTTAGACCACTTCGATCCTTATACACTTTTAGTTGCCGTAGCGCTTTCTGCGCAGACAACAGATAAGAAAGTAAATGAAGTAACTCCTTTACTTTTTGCAAAGGCACAAACTCCACAACAGATGGCTCGTTTGGAAGAATTTGAAATTAAAGAGCTGATAAAAGAGATTGGCCTGTCGAATACAAAAGCTAAAAATCTGAAAAGAATGGCTGAGCTTCTTGTAGAAAGACATCAGGGAGTAGTTCCGGAAAGTTTTGAAGATCTTGAAAATTTGCCGGGTGTAGGTCACAAAACAGCTTCTGTAGTAATGTCACAGGCATTCGGACACCCTGCATTTCCCGTAGATACGCATATCAACAGACTAATGAAGCAATGGAAACTTTCAGAAGGCAAAAATGTAGAACAGGTGGAAGCCGATGCTAAAAAGCTATTTCCAAAAAGCGCATGGAACAAACTTCATCTTCAGATAATATTTTACGGAAGAGAATACTCTCCCGCACGGGGAAAGGGTGAAAAAGATTTTTTAACTAAAATGCTGTTTGATAAGTAA
- the budA gene encoding acetolactate decarboxylase, with protein MNTIRQKEKKPNILYNYGISEALIGGLYEGTISFKNLRQKGNFGLGAPGMLDGELTILDGKAYQTKANGETTVLKDDQMIAFSSVTFFEPDLVSHINTFTDQHSLYQIIVNSLVNDNAMYAIRISGNFNYIKTRAFPLIEAPFSVLSSILDRQRIFEYEHTSGILVGYLLPEYLNGISISGFHFHFLSSDKKQGGHVLDFTGENLKVEIAELRSMELEVSSDRSFQQFRFRNKYNEDLAKVGRGY; from the coding sequence ATGAATACAATTAGACAAAAGGAAAAAAAACCAAATATTCTCTATAATTATGGTATATCTGAAGCCCTGATTGGAGGACTTTATGAGGGGACTATTTCTTTTAAAAATCTAAGACAAAAAGGAAATTTTGGTCTTGGTGCCCCGGGAATGCTTGACGGAGAACTAACAATACTTGACGGAAAAGCTTATCAAACCAAGGCAAACGGAGAAACGACCGTACTGAAAGATGACCAGATGATTGCATTTTCATCGGTAACATTTTTTGAACCTGATCTGGTTTCTCATATCAATACCTTTACAGACCAACATTCATTGTACCAGATAATAGTGAATAGTCTGGTGAATGATAATGCAATGTACGCAATTAGAATCTCCGGAAATTTCAATTATATAAAAACAAGAGCTTTTCCTTTAATAGAAGCCCCTTTTTCTGTACTATCCTCTATCCTGGACAGGCAGAGAATATTTGAATATGAACATACATCCGGTATACTTGTAGGCTATCTCCTACCGGAATACCTGAACGGAATAAGTATTAGTGGTTTTCATTTCCATTTTCTTTCCTCAGATAAAAAACAAGGCGGACATGTTCTGGATTTCACAGGTGAAAATCTAAAAGTAGAGATTGCAGAACTTAGAAGTATGGAACTGGAGGTTTCTTCGGACAGAAGCTTTCAACAATTCCGGTTCCGTAATAAATACAATGAAGATTTAGCAAAAGTAGGAAGAGGTTATTAA
- a CDS encoding DUF885 domain-containing protein → MKKLIKIGMLASMGLTLAAISCQKKDSVKNEATESRENEKLTQLADKYYEAYLKHSPLDATYQGDIRYNDLLPDNISAKVIAEEINFYNNTIKELSKINYEALDDQHKVIFDVLDNQLKTKVESYVYHPEYIPFSQFEGLPLTMPLLGSGKGSQPFKTVKDYDNWLKRIDQFPAWMATAEQNFRTGMKNKMVLPKKLVVKMIPQLSAAEITTTEFNKNIFYGPVKEFPKDFTTEQRQKYTKLFQEAIKDKIIPAYSHMAKFLKEEYLPNARDTDGYNALPNGKDIYAYYVKTWTTTNKTPDEIHKTGLQEVARIREEMEKVKAQVGYNGTLEEFLVHVKNDPKTMPYKTSKEILDGFQGILTKITPKLKTMFNVTPKTPFEIRQTEKFREATASAEYMQGTPDGKRPGIFYIPIPDPRKFNVTSGMESLFLHEAIPGHHYQISLQQENTKLPKFMRFGWLGAYGEGWALYCESLGPEFGLYTDPYQKLGSLSDEMMRAVRLVVDTGIHTGQMTREQAIKYFLSNVAYDEAGATAEIERYMAIPGQALSYKTGALKIRELRTRYEKQLGTKFNLASFHDEVLSQGCLPLSVLERKMDLWSKKQ, encoded by the coding sequence ATGAAAAAACTAATTAAAATAGGAATGCTTGCTTCTATGGGGCTTACGTTAGCTGCAATATCCTGTCAGAAGAAAGACTCTGTAAAGAATGAAGCAACGGAGAGCCGCGAAAATGAAAAACTTACGCAGCTGGCGGATAAATATTATGAAGCTTATCTTAAACATAGTCCTTTAGATGCAACATATCAGGGCGATATAAGATACAATGATCTTTTGCCCGATAACATTAGTGCAAAAGTTATTGCAGAAGAAATCAATTTTTATAATAATACCATAAAAGAACTTTCTAAGATCAATTATGAAGCATTGGATGATCAGCATAAAGTCATCTTTGATGTACTGGATAATCAGCTTAAAACAAAGGTAGAAAGTTATGTCTATCATCCTGAATATATTCCTTTTAGTCAGTTTGAAGGATTGCCGCTTACAATGCCTTTATTGGGTAGCGGAAAGGGGAGTCAGCCTTTCAAGACTGTGAAAGATTACGATAACTGGTTAAAACGTATAGATCAGTTTCCTGCATGGATGGCAACTGCCGAGCAAAACTTCCGAACTGGAATGAAAAATAAAATGGTACTGCCTAAAAAGCTTGTAGTGAAAATGATACCACAGCTAAGTGCTGCTGAAATCACGACCACAGAATTTAATAAAAATATTTTTTACGGACCTGTAAAAGAATTTCCGAAGGACTTTACTACAGAGCAGAGACAAAAGTATACTAAATTATTTCAGGAAGCTATTAAAGACAAAATTATTCCTGCTTATTCTCATATGGCGAAGTTTCTGAAAGAAGAATATTTACCTAATGCCCGGGATACAGATGGTTATAATGCCTTGCCAAATGGTAAGGATATATATGCTTACTATGTAAAAACATGGACAACTACCAACAAAACACCGGATGAGATCCACAAAACCGGACTTCAGGAAGTAGCGCGTATCCGCGAAGAAATGGAAAAAGTAAAGGCACAGGTAGGCTATAACGGAACTTTAGAAGAGTTTTTGGTGCATGTAAAAAATGATCCGAAAACAATGCCATATAAAACTTCAAAAGAAATTTTGGATGGATTTCAGGGGATTCTGACGAAGATTACCCCGAAGCTAAAAACAATGTTTAATGTAACACCTAAAACACCTTTTGAGATACGTCAGACAGAAAAATTCCGTGAAGCTACTGCCAGCGCTGAATATATGCAGGGAACTCCTGACGGAAAAAGGCCAGGGATTTTTTATATTCCTATTCCTGATCCTAGAAAGTTTAATGTAACAAGCGGAATGGAATCGTTGTTTTTGCACGAAGCTATCCCGGGACATCATTATCAGATTTCGTTGCAGCAAGAGAATACAAAGCTGCCTAAATTTATGCGTTTTGGTTGGTTAGGGGCTTATGGAGAAGGCTGGGCATTATACTGTGAGTCTCTTGGACCAGAGTTCGGATTGTATACAGATCCCTATCAAAAGCTGGGCTCTTTGAGTGACGAAATGATGAGAGCTGTACGTTTGGTAGTAGATACAGGTATTCATACAGGGCAAATGACAAGAGAGCAGGCTATAAAATACTTCCTGAGTAATGTAGCTTATGATGAAGCCGGAGCAACCGCAGAAATCGAGCGCTATATGGCAATACCGGGACAGGCTTTAAGCTATAAAACCGGAGCTTTAAAAATAAGAGAATTAAGAACAAGATATGAAAAACAACTGGGAACTAAATTTAATCTGGCGTCTTTCCACGATGAAGTACTTAGTCAGGGTTGCCTGCCATTAAGTGTTCTGGAAAGGAAAATGGATCTTTGGTCTAAAAAGCAGTAG
- a CDS encoding GNAT family N-acetyltransferase: MKTYETERLIIKPITLDDATFLLDLYNRPKFIQYIGDKNLRSINDAQTYIQNKFLPQLERSGFGNYTITLKENNEIIGAVGIFEREGLPIMDIGYSFLEEYEGRGYAYEAAIKVKEIGMKDFGLKKLSAITSKENLASQKLLGKLGLTYVKDVSLPNDNEVLMYFETE; this comes from the coding sequence TTGAAAACATATGAAACTGAACGTCTGATTATAAAGCCAATAACGCTTGATGACGCCACTTTTCTACTGGATCTGTACAACAGACCTAAGTTTATTCAATATATCGGGGATAAAAATCTACGAAGCATCAATGATGCTCAGACTTATATTCAGAACAAATTCCTTCCTCAACTGGAAAGATCGGGTTTCGGGAATTATACAATTACACTAAAGGAAAATAATGAAATCATTGGAGCTGTAGGTATTTTTGAAAGAGAAGGTTTACCTATAATGGACATTGGCTATTCCTTTCTGGAAGAATATGAAGGAAGGGGCTACGCTTATGAAGCAGCCATAAAAGTAAAAGAAATCGGTATGAAAGATTTCGGGCTGAAAAAACTTTCTGCCATCACTTCCAAAGAAAACCTTGCATCACAAAAGCTTCTCGGAAAACTAGGATTGACTTATGTAAAAGACGTCTCCCTTCCAAATGACAATGAAGTATTGATGTACTTTGAAACTGAATAA
- a CDS encoding calcium:proton antiporter — MSIKIFQPFWAFILPLLAWGIYLLGINNSIIVEIVAGGLLIGSVLAAVHHAETIAHRLGEPFGTIILAIAITVIEVALIISLMVAGGPEAETLPRDTVLAAIMLILNGIIGLCLLIGGAKFHEQYFGKKSANTALITLISILVLTLVLPNYTTSVRGPYYNTSQLIFVAIISLILYGSFIMVQTVRHKDYFVTEGESLPHEEVTTQKMILSLVFLVLCLGIVVLLAKALSPSIEKMVIDIGAPKSLVGVIIAAVVLLPEGISAIKAARKNQLQTSLNLALGSALASIGLTIPAVVVVCLMYDIDLVLGIDVKSMVLLALSFFIVMLSLNQGKTNLHYGVVLLVSLVAYIFNVIVP; from the coding sequence ATGTCTATCAAGATCTTTCAGCCTTTCTGGGCATTTATTCTCCCGCTTCTCGCTTGGGGGATTTATCTGCTCGGGATCAATAATAGTATAATTGTAGAAATTGTTGCTGGGGGTTTACTTATCGGCTCTGTACTTGCAGCAGTTCATCATGCCGAAACAATTGCTCACCGACTAGGAGAGCCATTCGGAACCATAATTTTGGCGATAGCCATCACCGTTATAGAAGTAGCTCTTATTATATCTTTAATGGTAGCGGGAGGCCCTGAAGCAGAAACACTTCCTCGGGATACGGTTCTCGCAGCGATTATGCTAATCCTGAACGGTATCATTGGTTTATGTTTATTGATCGGTGGTGCCAAATTTCATGAGCAGTACTTCGGAAAAAAATCAGCAAATACAGCTCTGATTACACTTATCTCTATTCTCGTTCTTACATTGGTACTTCCTAATTACACAACAAGTGTACGTGGTCCTTATTATAATACATCTCAACTTATTTTTGTTGCTATCATATCTTTAATCCTTTATGGTTCCTTTATTATGGTACAAACAGTAAGACATAAAGATTACTTTGTTACTGAAGGAGAAAGCCTGCCACATGAAGAAGTCACTACTCAAAAAATGATTTTAAGCCTTGTGTTTCTTGTACTCTGTTTAGGTATTGTCGTTTTACTTGCCAAAGCTCTTTCACCAAGTATAGAGAAAATGGTAATTGATATTGGCGCCCCAAAATCTTTAGTTGGGGTAATTATAGCTGCTGTAGTATTGCTTCCGGAAGGAATCTCTGCTATTAAAGCAGCCCGGAAAAATCAATTACAGACCAGCCTTAACCTGGCATTAGGATCAGCGTTGGCCAGTATCGGTTTAACTATTCCTGCGGTTGTTGTGGTATGCCTGATGTATGATATAGATCTTGTATTGGGTATAGATGTAAAGTCTATGGTATTACTGGCATTATCCTTCTTTATCGTTATGCTTTCTCTTAATCAGGGAAAAACCAACCTGCATTACGGAGTTGTATTATTAGTGAGCTTAGTCGCTTATATCTTTAATGTTATTGTTCCTTAA
- the bcp gene encoding thioredoxin-dependent thiol peroxidase — MLQVGDKLPQFKGINQNGAEIDSKNYSGKKLVVFFYPKSSTPGCTAEACNLRDNYTILKEKGYQLLGVSADDEKRQKNFSDKYSFPFDLLADTNKEVIEAFGVWQLKKFMGREFMGIVRTTFVFDEKGTCIKVIDKVKTKDHAQQLLEE, encoded by the coding sequence ATGTTACAAGTAGGTGATAAGCTTCCTCAATTTAAAGGAATAAACCAAAATGGTGCTGAAATCGATTCGAAGAATTATTCAGGTAAAAAGTTAGTTGTTTTCTTTTATCCTAAATCAAGCACGCCAGGATGTACAGCAGAAGCCTGTAATCTAAGAGATAATTACACAATATTAAAAGAAAAAGGATATCAGCTATTGGGTGTTAGTGCAGACGATGAGAAAAGGCAAAAGAATTTCTCTGATAAGTACAGTTTTCCTTTTGATCTTTTAGCTGATACTAATAAAGAAGTGATAGAAGCTTTTGGCGTATGGCAGCTAAAGAAATTCATGGGAAGAGAATTTATGGGAATTGTGCGCACAACTTTTGTTTTTGACGAAAAAGGAACCTGTATAAAAGTTATTGATAAGGTAAAAACTAAAGATCATGCACAACAATTGTTAGAAGAATAG
- a CDS encoding metalloprotease produces the protein MKKRFIPLLLVGTLATTLLVSCSREDNTTEQSITTEALVAPSASELLCSYVDQNWTFSSVLKTGLTTTADTNFMNTQIQKNASLWGLSTPVLRFVDDPSNPSSTYNAISYSTGKIYYGYAIYKDAKTKSSDNIVNAMILAHEYGHQLQYKYNIPSVQESTARSSELEADGFAGYYLRRPAGFNKTDFSQIAAAYEFAASIGDNQVNNPNHHGTSPQRRAAVRLGFLLGQYSLTATGFDSNFFYYYSNVLNGQDPALQPSASNFKVDPEIDKTIRAHMAELKKIASGEISAEEFKNLN, from the coding sequence ATGAAAAAAAGATTCATTCCCCTGTTGCTGGTAGGGACACTAGCAACGACTCTTCTTGTTTCCTGTAGTAGAGAAGACAACACGACAGAACAATCAATTACAACAGAAGCCTTGGTAGCTCCGTCTGCGTCTGAATTGCTATGTAGCTATGTAGATCAAAACTGGACTTTTAGCTCTGTTTTAAAGACTGGACTTACTACAACAGCTGACACTAATTTTATGAACACTCAGATTCAGAAAAATGCATCGCTTTGGGGACTAAGTACTCCTGTTCTGAGATTTGTAGATGATCCGTCAAATCCTTCATCTACTTACAATGCAATCTCCTATTCAACAGGGAAAATTTATTATGGTTATGCAATCTATAAGGATGCGAAAACAAAAAGCTCTGACAATATTGTAAATGCTATGATACTTGCCCATGAGTACGGACACCAGTTACAATATAAATACAATATTCCTTCAGTTCAGGAAAGTACAGCACGTTCCAGTGAATTGGAAGCCGATGGTTTTGCAGGTTATTACCTAAGAAGACCTGCAGGTTTTAATAAGACTGATTTCTCTCAGATTGCGGCGGCTTATGAGTTTGCAGCATCTATCGGAGATAATCAGGTTAATAATCCCAATCATCATGGTACTTCTCCTCAGAGAAGAGCTGCGGTACGTTTAGGATTTTTATTAGGTCAGTATTCTTTGACTGCAACGGGATTTGACTCTAACTTCTTTTATTATTATTCCAATGTGTTAAACGGGCAGGATCCTGCTTTGCAGCCTAGTGCCAGCAACTTTAAAGTTGATCCTGAAATTGATAAAACTATCCGTGCACACATGGCTGAGTTGAAGAAAATTGCAAGTGGAGAAATTTCTGCGGAGGAATTCAAAAACCTTAACTAA